One Cupriavidus taiwanensis DNA window includes the following coding sequences:
- a CDS encoding Crp/Fnr family transcriptional regulator codes for MSAPLSEPACHLCMLDPVCAARAGRAAAPIQPRQRNLRAGDPLYRQERPALAAFALRAGAAKLVYRAASGRDQVIDYALAGDVLGIGLCPDSAQYAESATALQPSVVCEVPVEALRSALAHGAVHAAMRAAVQRADQRRRTQLVSLGSLSGPQRLATLLLDLQAEHARRGLPAPITLPLSRTDIASYIGVTLETVSRLVTRFAGAGLIQVQQRFVRIIDPAGLQWLLAGDGDSPRIAAPLASPMAGEDVTA; via the coding sequence ATGTCTGCTCCGCTGTCCGAACCGGCTTGCCACCTGTGCATGCTCGACCCGGTCTGCGCTGCGCGCGCAGGCCGGGCCGCCGCCCCGATTCAGCCGCGACAGCGCAATCTGCGCGCCGGCGACCCGCTGTACCGCCAGGAGCGGCCTGCACTGGCCGCGTTCGCGCTGCGTGCCGGCGCTGCCAAGCTGGTGTACCGGGCAGCCTCGGGCCGCGACCAGGTTATCGACTATGCGTTGGCCGGGGACGTGCTGGGTATCGGGCTTTGCCCGGACAGCGCCCAGTACGCGGAGAGTGCAACGGCCTTGCAGCCGAGCGTGGTGTGCGAGGTGCCGGTCGAAGCGTTGCGCAGCGCGCTGGCCCACGGCGCCGTGCACGCCGCCATGCGCGCCGCGGTCCAGCGCGCCGACCAGCGGCGGCGCACGCAGCTGGTGTCGCTGGGTTCGCTGAGCGGTCCGCAGCGCCTCGCCACCTTGCTGCTGGACCTGCAGGCCGAGCATGCCCGGCGCGGACTGCCCGCGCCGATCACGCTGCCCCTGTCCCGGACCGATATCGCCAGCTATATCGGCGTGACGCTGGAGACGGTGTCGCGGCTGGTGACGCGCTTCGCCGGCGCGGGACTGATCCAGGTGCAGCAACGGTTCGTGCGCATCATCGACCCTGCCGGCCTGCAATGGCTGCTGGCCGGCGACGGCGACTCCCCCAGGATTGCAGCGCCGCTGGCGTCTCCCATGGCCGGAGAAGACGTTACCGCCTGA
- a CDS encoding DUF2950 domain-containing protein — protein MMRKTGNLISAVSFARGARLLPLLAATVALSLAMPAAAQQVYPSPEAAAEALGDAIARSDGDALQRVLGRQYQSLVPQGSINQDDVYDFLGAWARHHAVQPEGDNRARIAVGESGWTFPVPLARHKDGWQFDLRAGQQEVRRRRLGRNELVTMETLLQLADAQQRYADQVGQGRYARRLVSTPGKTDGLYWPAASEQDASPVGPDALAMGPETPAADAFYGYHYRILPPARGGDAAYGLIAWPARYGDTGVHTFMLGSDRVFYERDLGPGTAARAKAMRRFSPDGWQRVADR, from the coding sequence ATGATGCGCAAGACCGGTAACCTGATTTCCGCCGTCTCGTTCGCCCGCGGCGCCCGTTTGCTGCCGCTGCTGGCCGCTACCGTAGCCCTGTCGCTCGCCATGCCTGCCGCGGCCCAGCAGGTCTACCCGAGCCCGGAAGCGGCGGCCGAAGCGCTCGGCGATGCCATCGCGCGCAGCGACGGCGACGCGCTGCAACGCGTGCTGGGCCGGCAATACCAGTCACTGGTGCCACAAGGCTCGATCAACCAGGACGACGTCTATGACTTCCTGGGCGCATGGGCGCGCCACCACGCCGTGCAGCCCGAAGGCGACAACCGCGCGCGCATCGCGGTGGGGGAGAGCGGATGGACCTTCCCCGTGCCGCTGGCCCGGCACAAGGACGGCTGGCAGTTCGACCTGCGCGCCGGCCAGCAGGAAGTGCGCCGCCGCCGCCTCGGGCGCAATGAACTGGTCACCATGGAAACCCTGCTGCAGCTGGCCGACGCCCAGCAGCGCTATGCCGATCAGGTAGGCCAGGGCCGCTACGCCAGGCGGCTGGTCAGCACGCCGGGCAAGACCGACGGACTCTACTGGCCCGCCGCCAGCGAGCAGGACGCCAGCCCCGTCGGCCCCGACGCGCTGGCGATGGGCCCTGAAACGCCCGCCGCCGACGCGTTCTACGGCTATCACTACCGCATCCTGCCCCCGGCCAGGGGCGGCGACGCCGCATACGGCCTGATCGCGTGGCCGGCCCGCTACGGCGATACCGGCGTCCATACCTTCATGCTCGGCAGCGACCGCGTCTTCTATGAACGCGACCTCGGGCCCGGTACGGCAGCGCGCGCCAAAGCCATGCGCAGGTTCTCGCCCGACGGCTGGCAGCGGGTGGCCGATCGCTGA
- a CDS encoding LysR family transcriptional regulator, producing MRHVSTKLLHVFVLVMEYRDLSAVAACTQGRVPTVAYSLARLREITGDPLFVKRNGMLEPTPHALRLEQTARQILAKWNHLVRPGEPGLSKRRDGGRRVSIGFSSSIGDPVITEILTALCEQFPQDSFVTRPVIADAALAGQLGDGELDCAFVVDSGHDPERVRQHNIMATPRRLVSATRGGSQDESESAWILLQEDSEAGSPLRAFLSRQASTPGHRETVVPSWHTQITLLHSAGGICPVLDFNVPLVTRERKTRLLAPPSSFPEWAALHFWGPERSRDQGVLHDVMEVGSAVLRDPLRAIDGRRNGRPAVEAETATT from the coding sequence ATGCGTCATGTCAGCACGAAGTTGTTGCATGTCTTTGTTCTGGTCATGGAGTACCGTGACCTGAGCGCGGTTGCCGCCTGTACCCAGGGACGCGTGCCTACCGTTGCCTACAGCCTGGCGCGCTTGCGCGAGATCACCGGCGACCCCTTGTTCGTCAAGCGCAACGGCATGCTCGAGCCCACGCCGCACGCGCTGCGCCTGGAGCAGACCGCGCGCCAGATCCTGGCCAAGTGGAATCACCTGGTGCGGCCCGGCGAACCCGGCCTGAGCAAACGGCGCGACGGCGGCAGGCGTGTCTCCATCGGCTTTTCCTCATCGATCGGCGATCCCGTCATCACCGAAATCCTGACCGCGCTGTGCGAGCAGTTTCCACAAGACAGCTTTGTCACGCGTCCGGTGATAGCGGACGCCGCCCTTGCCGGCCAACTGGGCGACGGCGAACTCGACTGCGCCTTCGTCGTCGACAGCGGGCATGACCCGGAACGCGTGCGCCAGCACAACATCATGGCCACGCCGCGCCGGCTGGTCAGCGCCACGCGCGGCGGCAGCCAGGATGAAAGCGAGAGCGCCTGGATCCTGTTGCAGGAAGACAGCGAGGCCGGCAGCCCGCTGCGTGCCTTCCTGAGCCGGCAGGCCAGCACGCCTGGCCATCGCGAGACCGTGGTGCCGTCCTGGCATACGCAGATCACGCTGCTGCATTCCGCCGGCGGGATCTGCCCGGTGCTGGATTTCAACGTGCCGCTGGTGACGCGCGAGCGCAAGACCCGGCTGCTGGCACCGCCCAGCAGCTTCCCGGAATGGGCCGCCCTGCATTTCTGGGGCCCGGAGCGCAGCCGCGACCAGGGCGTGCTGCACGATGTCATGGAGGTCGGCAGCGCGGTGCTGCGCGACCCGCTCAGGGCCATCGACGGGCGCCGCAACGGCCGCCCTGCAGTCGAGGCCGAGACCGCGACCACCTGA
- a CDS encoding DUF3300 domain-containing protein, translated as MHRLQQFFAWCLALMLMAPLQPALAQTTLSQAQLDQLTAPVALYPDALLSQVLMAATYPADVAAAAQWSKANPSLSGDAATKAVASQNWDPSVQSLAAFPSVLDMMGRQPQWVQSIGDAFLAQPNDVMDSVQRLRVQAQNAGTLKTTEQQKVVTQSSGGTTIVQIEPANPQVVYVPTYNPTTVYGTWPYPAYPPAYYPPPPGSVFATALVSGIGFGLGVAAVDAMWGGFDWHDHDVNINVNRYNNINVNQRLDVNRANVNWQHNPARRGNVPYNNAAVRGRFDQQRQAGLANRQAGAQPGQRIGGAGAVQREPSARDQARDRAARSFEGRTGQAIPGHAGGVAGRTEGARPGAGGAGARNPRPAGAEHQRADQAAARDRARHANRDSALRDAGNGDRLRQQTQRAGMAHREAAPVRPAGLNQGGMRHGGGLGGGGRPRGGEHFGHGRR; from the coding sequence ATGCATCGTCTTCAACAATTCTTCGCATGGTGCCTGGCACTGATGCTGATGGCGCCCCTGCAGCCCGCACTGGCGCAAACCACGCTGAGCCAGGCGCAGCTGGACCAGCTGACCGCGCCGGTTGCGCTGTATCCGGATGCGCTGCTGTCGCAGGTGCTGATGGCCGCCACCTATCCGGCCGACGTGGCCGCGGCGGCGCAATGGTCCAAGGCCAATCCCAGCCTGTCCGGCGACGCCGCGACCAAGGCGGTGGCCAGCCAGAACTGGGATCCCAGCGTGCAGTCGCTGGCCGCCTTCCCCTCGGTGCTCGACATGATGGGACGCCAGCCGCAGTGGGTTCAGTCGATCGGCGATGCATTCCTGGCGCAGCCCAACGACGTCATGGACTCGGTGCAGCGGCTGCGCGTGCAAGCGCAGAACGCGGGCACGCTCAAGACCACCGAGCAGCAGAAGGTGGTGACACAAAGCTCCGGCGGCACCACCATCGTGCAGATCGAGCCTGCCAATCCGCAAGTGGTCTACGTGCCCACCTATAACCCGACCACGGTCTACGGCACCTGGCCGTATCCGGCCTATCCGCCGGCGTATTACCCGCCGCCGCCGGGCTCGGTGTTCGCCACGGCGCTGGTGTCCGGCATCGGCTTCGGGCTGGGCGTGGCCGCGGTCGATGCGATGTGGGGCGGATTCGACTGGCACGACCACGATGTCAACATCAACGTGAACCGCTACAACAACATCAATGTCAACCAGCGCCTGGACGTGAATCGCGCCAACGTGAACTGGCAGCACAACCCGGCCCGGCGCGGCAATGTGCCCTACAACAACGCCGCGGTGCGCGGGCGCTTTGACCAGCAGCGCCAGGCCGGCCTGGCCAATCGCCAGGCAGGCGCGCAGCCGGGCCAGCGCATCGGCGGCGCCGGGGCCGTGCAGCGCGAGCCGTCGGCGCGCGACCAGGCCCGCGATCGCGCCGCGCGCTCGTTCGAAGGCCGTACCGGCCAGGCGATTCCCGGCCATGCCGGCGGCGTGGCCGGCCGCACCGAGGGCGCGCGCCCCGGCGCGGGCGGCGCCGGCGCGCGCAATCCGCGCCCCGCGGGGGCCGAGCACCAGCGCGCGGACCAGGCCGCGGCGCGCGACCGCGCGCGCCATGCCAATCGGGACAGCGCGCTGCGCGATGCCGGCAATGGCGACCGCCTGCGCCAGCAGACGCAGCGCGCCGGCATGGCGCACCGCGAGGCGGCGCCGGTGCGCCCGGCCGGCCTCAACCAGGGCGGCATGCGCCACGGCGGCGGGCTGGGCGGCGGCGGCCGGCCGCGCGGCGGTGAACACTTTGGCCATGGCCGGAGGTAA
- a CDS encoding Bug family tripartite tricarboxylate transporter substrate binding protein, whose protein sequence is MILSVAALGLGALATTAAWAQTTWPTKPVTLLVGFPPGGQTDFAGRALLNGLQSSLGQSFVIDNKAGVNGNIASIEVMRAAPDGNKLLVGNGSMTIMPHVYTKLGIVDPQKLTPIGVMLQSPLVLVVPASSPIKTYAQFVEEVKARDKSGKTVDYGSGGTGALPHVTMELLRERMGGPRMNHVPYKGSSPAMVDLMAGRLDAMFDATSVVAPFIKSGQLRPLMVTGPKRVAMIPDVPTATESGIKDFTIISFIGLYGPPGLGPEIVRKANGALNTALKDPAVVKSIVDRGDEPGGGTPEQLATLTRTHYKMWGEVVKANNITAD, encoded by the coding sequence TTGATCCTGAGCGTCGCCGCGCTCGGCCTTGGCGCGCTGGCGACGACGGCCGCGTGGGCGCAGACCACCTGGCCAACCAAGCCGGTGACACTGCTGGTCGGCTTTCCGCCCGGTGGCCAGACCGACTTCGCGGGACGTGCGCTGCTTAACGGCTTGCAGAGTTCGCTCGGCCAGTCGTTTGTCATCGACAACAAGGCCGGCGTGAACGGCAATATCGCCTCCATTGAGGTCATGCGCGCGGCGCCCGACGGGAACAAGCTGCTGGTAGGCAACGGCTCGATGACGATCATGCCGCATGTCTACACCAAGCTTGGCATCGTCGATCCGCAGAAGCTGACGCCCATAGGCGTGATGCTGCAGTCGCCGCTGGTCCTGGTCGTGCCCGCCAGTTCGCCCATCAAGACTTACGCGCAGTTCGTCGAAGAGGTCAAGGCGCGCGACAAGTCGGGCAAGACCGTCGACTATGGCTCGGGCGGTACCGGCGCATTGCCGCATGTCACGATGGAACTGCTGCGCGAGCGCATGGGCGGCCCCAGGATGAACCATGTGCCCTACAAAGGCAGCAGCCCGGCTATGGTCGACCTGATGGCCGGACGCCTGGATGCGATGTTCGATGCCACGTCGGTCGTCGCGCCGTTCATCAAGTCGGGCCAGTTGCGGCCGCTGATGGTCACGGGACCCAAGCGCGTGGCAATGATCCCGGACGTGCCAACCGCCACCGAGAGCGGCATCAAGGACTTCACCATCATCTCGTTCATCGGCCTGTACGGACCGCCGGGCCTGGGCCCTGAAATCGTCAGGAAAGCCAACGGTGCATTGAATACGGCGCTGAAGGACCCGGCCGTCGTCAAGAGCATCGTCGACCGCGGCGACGAGCCCGGCGGCGGCACGCCCGAGCAGCTCGCAACGCTGACCCGCACCCATTACAAGATGTGGGGCGAGGTGGTGAAGGCGAACAACATCACGGCTGATTGA
- a CDS encoding transposase, whose amino-acid sequence MNRRYSEEQIRGYLAEAASGVPVRELCARYGFSDASFYGWRSRYGQPANGEARDGRKLRELQEENARLKSMLADALLKLELMRNRTGRRGGSGKDR is encoded by the coding sequence GTGAACAGACGGTATTCGGAAGAGCAGATCCGCGGTTATCTCGCCGAAGCGGCCAGCGGCGTGCCGGTGCGCGAGTTGTGCGCGCGCTATGGTTTCAGCGACGCGTCGTTCTACGGATGGCGCAGCCGCTACGGCCAGCCAGCCAACGGCGAGGCGCGCGACGGGCGCAAGCTGCGCGAACTGCAGGAAGAGAATGCCCGGCTGAAGAGTATGCTTGCGGATGCGCTGCTCAAGCTTGAGTTGATGCGCAACCGTACCGGCCGCCGCGGCGGCAGCGGCAAGGATCGCTAG
- the uxuA gene encoding mannonate dehydratase: protein MKMSFRWFGPTDPIPLEYIRQIPGMTHIVSAIYDEPVGEVWPLEKILALKSTIEAAGLQFKVVESVPVHEDIKLGKPTRERLIANYQQNIRNLAAAGIEVICYNFMPVFDWTRTELAKKLDDGSTCLAFSTREVERVDVSQGIALPGWDSSYAPAELQSLLAEYRGIDEGRLWEHLEHFLRAIIPVAQACGIKMAIHPDDPPRPIFGLPRIVKNRDDLARILGIVDTPANGLTLCSGSLGAGPQNNVEALVREFGGMGRIHFAHIRNVKITPEGDFEETAHLSSCGSLDIAAIVKAYHDVGFQGYYRPDHGRMIWGETGKPGYGLYDRALGAVYINGMWEAMEKTA, encoded by the coding sequence ATGAAGATGTCGTTCCGCTGGTTTGGCCCGACCGACCCCATCCCCCTCGAATACATCCGGCAGATCCCGGGCATGACCCATATCGTCTCGGCCATCTACGACGAACCGGTCGGAGAGGTATGGCCGCTGGAAAAGATCCTGGCGCTCAAGTCCACCATCGAGGCGGCGGGGCTGCAGTTCAAGGTGGTGGAGTCGGTTCCGGTCCATGAGGACATCAAGCTCGGCAAGCCGACGCGCGAGCGGCTGATCGCGAACTACCAGCAGAACATCAGGAATCTGGCCGCCGCGGGCATCGAGGTCATCTGCTACAACTTCATGCCGGTGTTCGACTGGACCCGTACGGAACTGGCAAAAAAGCTCGATGACGGCTCGACCTGCCTTGCCTTCAGCACCCGCGAGGTCGAACGGGTCGACGTCAGCCAGGGTATCGCCCTGCCCGGCTGGGATTCGAGCTACGCGCCAGCAGAACTGCAGTCGCTGCTGGCCGAATACCGTGGCATCGACGAAGGCAGGCTCTGGGAGCACCTGGAGCATTTCCTGCGCGCGATCATTCCGGTGGCCCAGGCGTGCGGCATCAAGATGGCCATTCATCCGGACGATCCGCCGCGCCCCATCTTCGGACTGCCGCGCATCGTCAAGAACCGCGACGACCTGGCGCGCATCCTGGGGATCGTCGACACGCCGGCAAACGGCCTGACGCTGTGCTCCGGCTCGCTTGGCGCCGGCCCGCAGAACAACGTCGAGGCACTGGTGCGCGAGTTCGGCGGCATGGGACGCATCCATTTCGCCCATATCCGCAACGTCAAGATCACGCCGGAAGGCGATTTCGAGGAAACCGCCCACCTGTCGAGTTGCGGATCACTGGATATTGCCGCGATCGTCAAGGCGTACCACGACGTCGGCTTCCAGGGCTATTACCGCCCCGACCACGGCCGCATGATCTGGGGCGAGACGGGCAAGCCGGGATACGGCCTCTATGACCGGGCCCTCGGCGCGGTCTATATCAACGGGATGTGGGAAGCGATGGAAAAGACGGCCTGA
- a CDS encoding MDR family MFS transporter, protein MNPEPHSVPPAGQVLPFRESLMAMLGVAFVVMLVALDQTVVGTALPTVVAELQGFEYYAWVATAYLLTSVITVPVFGRLGDYYGRKPFVLASIVVFSVASALCGMAPSMPFLVVARALQGIGGGMLVGTAFACIADLFPDSHVRLRWQVMLSAAFGIANAVGPSLGGLLTEWYGWRAVFYVNLPVGVLGLWFAWRYLPHLRQQSHRGPIRVDWLGALLIAAGLGSLQMSVELLPARGLDAYTAGLLVLAAVALVALWQWERRCANPILPVEMFRDPGLAPLFKLSVFAGFTMFALLLYAPLLFQGGFGYSPKEAGLLITPLVVCITIGSILNGRIVTRIRRPNTMLYAGFGMLALACLGLSQATRGMPHGVLMAIMLVGGLGLGFIMPNLTVFAQQTAGREHLGIATAMLQSLRMVGGMVGTAIVGTLVTRTYTGGVEQALSGANASQWASRMADPQVLIDKASQLALLGQLDQAGHNGALLLEQARVSLVGSIHLGLVVAGAAAALGVWCARQVPSIKLTRGAAPAMAAD, encoded by the coding sequence ATGAATCCCGAGCCACACAGCGTCCCGCCCGCCGGCCAGGTCCTGCCTTTTCGCGAATCGCTGATGGCCATGCTGGGCGTGGCCTTCGTGGTGATGCTGGTGGCGCTGGACCAGACCGTGGTCGGCACCGCGCTGCCCACGGTGGTGGCGGAGTTGCAGGGGTTCGAGTACTACGCGTGGGTTGCCACCGCCTACCTGCTGACCTCGGTGATCACCGTGCCGGTGTTCGGCCGCCTGGGGGACTATTACGGGCGCAAGCCGTTCGTGCTGGCGTCGATTGTGGTGTTCTCGGTGGCGTCCGCGCTGTGCGGCATGGCGCCGAGCATGCCGTTCCTGGTAGTGGCGCGCGCGCTGCAGGGCATCGGCGGCGGCATGCTGGTCGGTACCGCCTTTGCCTGCATTGCCGATCTGTTTCCGGATTCGCATGTGCGGCTGCGCTGGCAGGTGATGCTGAGCGCGGCGTTCGGCATTGCCAATGCGGTGGGGCCGTCGCTGGGCGGCCTGCTGACCGAGTGGTATGGCTGGCGCGCGGTGTTCTACGTCAACCTGCCGGTGGGCGTGCTGGGGCTGTGGTTCGCCTGGCGTTACCTGCCGCATCTGCGCCAGCAGTCGCACCGCGGGCCGATCCGCGTGGACTGGCTGGGGGCGCTGCTGATTGCGGCGGGCCTCGGCAGCTTGCAGATGAGCGTGGAATTGCTGCCGGCGCGCGGCCTCGATGCCTACACCGCGGGGCTGCTCGTGCTGGCAGCGGTGGCGCTGGTGGCGCTGTGGCAATGGGAGCGGCGCTGCGCCAATCCGATCCTGCCGGTCGAAATGTTCCGCGATCCGGGTCTGGCGCCGTTGTTCAAGCTGTCGGTGTTCGCCGGCTTCACCATGTTTGCGCTGCTGCTGTACGCACCGCTGCTGTTCCAGGGCGGCTTCGGCTACTCGCCGAAAGAGGCGGGCCTATTGATCACGCCGCTGGTGGTTTGCATCACCATCGGCAGCATCCTGAACGGCCGCATCGTGACCCGCATCCGCCGGCCGAACACCATGCTCTATGCCGGCTTCGGCATGCTGGCGCTGGCGTGCCTGGGCCTGTCGCAGGCCACGCGCGGCATGCCGCACGGCGTGTTGATGGCGATCATGCTGGTCGGCGGGCTGGGCCTGGGCTTTATCATGCCCAACCTGACAGTGTTCGCGCAGCAGACCGCGGGACGCGAGCACCTTGGCATCGCCACGGCCATGCTGCAGTCTTTGCGCATGGTCGGCGGCATGGTCGGCACGGCGATCGTGGGCACGCTGGTGACGCGCACCTACACTGGTGGCGTCGAGCAGGCGCTGTCCGGCGCCAATGCCAGCCAGTGGGCGTCGCGCATGGCCGACCCGCAGGTGCTGATCGACAAGGCGTCGCAGCTGGCGCTGCTCGGCCAGCTGGACCAGGCCGGGCACAATGGCGCATTGCTGCTGGAGCAGGCGCGGGTGTCGCTGGTGGGGTCGATCCACCTCGGCCTGGTGGTGGCGGGGGCGGCGGCCGCGCTGGGCGTGTGGTGCGCGCGCCAGGTGCCGTCGATCAAGCTGACCCGCGGCGCTGCGCCGGCGATGGCGGCCGACTGA
- a CDS encoding extracellular catalytic domain type 1 short-chain-length polyhydroxyalkanoate depolymerase, with protein MTKSLAADWHARMRRLSRAQARTEAQVKSWLERMDSLNPLTPTRQPDAPRPLRPAAEPARLRGTWQAHRLRLAPMPGELVPQLSYHLYVPSKAHRGPLPVVVVLHGCRQTPDDLAAGTRLNALAEREGFIVAYPQQPLRRQVQRCWQWFDLGAADGGREAQAIAMLIDALAARHDVRDREIYLAGMSAGAAMAAVVALRYPDKVAAVALHSGVVIGAAGNPRAGLRAMQEGSEAEPAWLLDAAGVTPGGPEMPALVIHGLADDAVHPVNGRLLARQFLAYNGLEDRLAGHPPRFEAEGDLSGRSHEYRFGRWHRDLVTLVEVEGLGHAWSGGDDRYSYHSDIGPDASAMMWGFFRQYRR; from the coding sequence ATGACCAAGAGCCTTGCCGCCGACTGGCATGCCCGCATGCGGCGTTTGAGCCGTGCGCAGGCCCGCACGGAAGCCCAGGTAAAGTCCTGGCTCGAGCGCATGGATTCGCTGAATCCGCTCACCCCCACGCGCCAGCCCGACGCCCCCAGACCCTTACGGCCGGCCGCCGAACCCGCCCGCCTGCGCGGCACCTGGCAGGCACACCGGCTGCGCCTGGCGCCCATGCCGGGCGAACTGGTGCCGCAACTGTCTTATCACCTCTACGTGCCGTCAAAGGCCCATCGTGGCCCGCTGCCGGTCGTGGTGGTGCTGCACGGCTGCCGCCAGACCCCGGATGACCTTGCCGCCGGCACGCGCCTGAATGCGCTCGCCGAACGCGAGGGCTTTATCGTCGCCTACCCGCAACAGCCCTTGCGCCGCCAGGTGCAGCGTTGCTGGCAGTGGTTCGACCTTGGCGCAGCCGACGGCGGACGCGAGGCGCAGGCAATCGCCATGCTGATCGACGCCCTGGCGGCGCGCCATGACGTGCGCGATCGCGAGATCTACCTGGCTGGCATGTCCGCCGGCGCCGCCATGGCCGCGGTGGTGGCGCTGCGCTATCCCGACAAGGTAGCCGCCGTAGCGCTTCATTCCGGCGTGGTCATCGGCGCCGCCGGCAACCCTCGCGCCGGCCTGCGCGCCATGCAGGAAGGCTCAGAGGCCGAACCCGCCTGGCTGCTCGACGCCGCCGGCGTCACGCCGGGCGGCCCCGAGATGCCCGCGCTGGTGATCCATGGCCTGGCCGACGACGCGGTCCATCCGGTCAACGGCCGCCTGCTGGCGCGGCAGTTCCTGGCCTACAACGGCCTGGAAGACCGCCTCGCCGGCCACCCCCCGCGCTTCGAGGCCGAAGGCGATCTCTCGGGGCGGTCGCATGAATACCGCTTCGGCCGCTGGCATCGAGACCTGGTGACGTTGGTCGAGGTGGAAGGCCTGGGGCACGCGTGGAGTGGTGGCGATGACCGCTACAGTTATCACAGCGATATCGGGCCGGATGCGAGCGCGATGATGTGGGGGTTCTTTCGGCAGTACCGGCGCTGA
- a CDS encoding response regulator: MALRILLADDHPLVSAAVADRLHTQTGWEVCGSVTSATALLNSIDSLRPDVVITDYHMPAQGERNCDGLRLLASLRRRHPSMAVIVLTMITNPLVLRSILDTQVHGLVLKDAPLTELVTVVYRIQRGFHYIGKSAMEVLSQADPGSTLGAGLAGAERLSRREMEVLRLYLTGRSVSEIAIQICRSVKTISRQKNCAMQKLGVSNDRELFEFAALNGLLLSG; the protein is encoded by the coding sequence ATGGCACTGAGGATCCTGCTTGCCGACGACCACCCGCTGGTCTCGGCGGCCGTCGCCGACCGCCTGCACACCCAGACCGGCTGGGAAGTCTGCGGCAGCGTGACCAGCGCGACAGCGCTGCTCAACAGCATCGACAGCCTGCGCCCCGATGTCGTCATCACCGACTACCACATGCCCGCGCAGGGCGAGCGCAACTGCGACGGACTGCGGCTGCTCGCCAGCCTGCGGCGGCGGCATCCGTCGATGGCGGTGATCGTGCTGACCATGATCACCAACCCGCTGGTGCTGCGCTCCATCCTCGACACCCAGGTGCATGGGCTGGTGCTGAAAGACGCCCCACTGACCGAACTGGTCACGGTGGTGTACCGCATCCAGCGCGGTTTTCACTACATCGGCAAGTCGGCCATGGAAGTCCTGTCGCAGGCCGACCCGGGCAGCACACTGGGTGCGGGCCTGGCCGGCGCGGAACGCCTGTCGCGGCGTGAGATGGAGGTCTTGCGGCTATACCTGACCGGGCGCTCGGTCAGCGAGATCGCGATCCAGATATGCCGCAGCGTCAAGACCATCAGCCGGCAAAAGAACTGCGCCATGCAGAAGCTCGGCGTCAGCAACGACCGCGAGCTGTTCGAGTTTGCGGCGCTCAACGGGTTGCTGCTGAGCGGGTGA
- a CDS encoding MarR family winged helix-turn-helix transcriptional regulator translates to MELERQSVAVLQQFGRTYRAYAGAFEQRMGLPLPRWRILHALHHQEGAIGQKALADLVVMDPGALTRQLKAMQELGWVERTTSERDNRVTHVTLSAAGREVVARAMPLRSAFLEDVLSEVSPTTMRELSRGLARLEAGIAHAQARATEQADAA, encoded by the coding sequence ATGGAACTGGAGCGACAAAGCGTGGCCGTATTGCAGCAGTTCGGCCGGACCTACCGCGCCTATGCGGGGGCGTTCGAGCAGCGCATGGGACTGCCCTTGCCGCGCTGGCGCATCCTGCATGCGCTGCATCACCAGGAGGGCGCCATCGGCCAGAAGGCACTGGCCGACCTCGTCGTGATGGATCCCGGCGCGCTGACACGCCAGCTCAAGGCCATGCAGGAACTGGGCTGGGTCGAGCGCACCACGTCCGAGCGCGACAATCGCGTGACCCATGTCACGCTGTCTGCGGCCGGGCGCGAGGTGGTGGCGCGCGCCATGCCGCTGCGCTCGGCGTTTCTCGAGGACGTGCTGTCCGAAGTCTCGCCCACGACCATGCGCGAACTGTCGCGCGGCCTGGCGCGCCTGGAGGCGGGCATCGCCCACGCGCAGGCCCGCGCGACGGAGCAGGCCGACGCGGCCTGA